One Fundulus heteroclitus isolate FHET01 chromosome 11, MU-UCD_Fhet_4.1, whole genome shotgun sequence DNA segment encodes these proteins:
- the zbtb20 gene encoding zinc finger and BTB domain-containing protein 20, with protein sequence MTERIHNINLHNFSNSVLETLNEQRNRGHFCDVTVRIHGSMLRAHRCVLAAGSPFFQDKLLLGYSDIEIPSVVSVQSIQKLIDFMYSGILRVSQSEALQILTAASILQIKTVIDECTRIVSQNVGLAGPGGFPVIPGDSGQETPRGTPESGTSGPSSDAESGYMQVTSQQSVDRAITSLYSYPNLSLQNGTRERSLYINPLSANYPSNQRDQQSQDPAWIHRIQERSQQDRFMSTAESTHCRKQPRPVRIQTGGMHIKQEAEDEFTCFEDMGDCQDDTDHNEGGESESKVENFDSGVSSSISTETDTMEQQSYMTGFSRDGVGEGQQGEGGPVQIEVSNSSPERMQKTEDGDTSHSTSDGSMMQVLPNSVKLSPMSQYMRQIESHTSNLRMPLTVTSNSQVMGTAGSTFLPTLFPTQTSRDHKPFLYLPGQQQPQFVAVPQPAMPSFPNPMSVPQAPSHQQQQAAGGIGPGEKKPYECTLCSKTFTAKQNYVKHMFVHTGEKPHQCSICWRSFSLKDYLIKHMVTHTGVRAYQCSICNKRFTQKSSLNVHMRLHRGEKSYECYICKKKFSHKTLLERHMALHSNASAITGLSVSAGNPGPVSIPMPIAVPEPGAGVVALAMPVSGGAGVGAGVGTGVGVAAEASCQEGTTYVCSVCPAKFDQMELFNDHMRMHVSDG encoded by the exons ATGACCGAGCGCATTCATAACATCAATCTCCACAACTTCAGCAATTCTGTACTTGAGACCCTCAATGAGCAGCGAAACCGCGGGCACTTCTGTGACGTGACCGTTCGGATCCATGGAAGCATGCTGCGAGCTCACAGGTGCGTGCTGGCCGCTGGAAGCCCATTCTTTCAGGACAAGCTGCTCTTGGGCTACAGCGACATCGAGATCCCCTCTGTGGTCTCGGTGCAATCCATACAGAAGCTGATTGACTTTATGTACAGTGGAATCCTGCGAGTGTCTCAGTCAGAAGCTCTCCAGATCCTCACCGCCGCCAGCATTCTGCAGATCAAGACCGTCATCGATGAGTGCACCCGCATCGTGTCCCAGAATGTGGGCCTCGCCGGTCCAGGGGGGTTCCCAGTGATACCGGGCGATTCTGGCCAGGAGACCCCCCGTGGCACGCCAGAGTCGGGCACCTCCGGGCCCAGCAGTGATGCAGAGTCAGGCTATATGCAAGTAACATCACAGCAAAGTGTAGATCGTGCAATAACATCACTGTACTCCTACCCTAACCTATCTCTGCAGAATGGCACCCGCGAGCGGTCCCTTTACATTAACCCCCTGTCAGCAAATTATCCGAGCAATCAGAGGGATCAGCAATCTCAAGATCCAGCATGGATACACCGCATTCAGGAACGGTCCCAGCAGGACCGCTTCATGTCCACAGCAGAGTCCACCCACTGCCGCAAGCAGCCGCGACCGGTACGCATCCAAACAGGCGGGATGCACATAAAGCAGGAGGCCGAAGACGAGTTCACCTGCTTCGAGGACATGGGGGACTGCCAAGACGACACCGACCACAACGAGGGCGGGGAGAGCGAATCCAAGGTTGAAAACTTTGACTCAGGGGTGAGCTCGTCCATCAGCACGGAGACGGATACCATGGAGCAGCAGTCGTACATGACCGGCTTCAGTCGAGACGGCGTTGGGGAGGGGCAGCAGGGCGAAGGAGGTCCGGTGCAGATAGAGGTCAGCAACTCGTCCCCGGAGCGGATGCAAAAAACGGAGGACGGGGACACTTCCCACAGCACTAGTGACGGTAGCATGATGCAGGTCCTGCCAAACTCAGTCAAACTCAGTCCCATGTCCCAGTACATGCGCCAGATAGAATCACACACCAGCAACCTGAGGATGCCGCTCACCGTGACCAGCAATTCCCAAGTGATGGGCACTGCTGGAAGCACCTTCCTGCCCACACTCTTCCCCACACAGACGTCTAGAGACCACAAGCCTTTCCTTTACCTTCCCGGCCAGCAGCAGCCACAGTTCGTGGCTGTGCCGCAGCCCGCAATGCCATCATTCCCGAACCCCATGTCGGTACCGCAGGCGCCatctcatcagcagcagcaggctgcaGGAGGGATCGGTCCAGGGGAAAAGAAGCCCTATGAATGCACTCTCTGCAGTAAAACCTTTACTGCCAAACAGAATTACGTCAAACACATGTTTGTCCATACTG GTGAGAAGCCTCATCAGTGCAGCATCTGCTGGCGCTCGTTTTCCCTGAAGGATTACTTAATTAAACATATGGTGACACACACAGGGGTGCGCGCCTACCAGTGCAGCATCTGCAACAAGCGTTTCACCCAGAAGAGCTCACTGAACGTCCACATGCGGCTGCACCGTGGAGAGAAGTCCTATGAGTGCTACATCTGCAAGAAGAAGTTCTCACATAAGACCTTGCTGGAGCGCCACATGGCTCTGCACAGCAACGCCAGCGCCATCACGGGGCTGTCTGTGAGCGCGGGCAACCCGGGCCCGGTCTCCATCCCCATGCCGATTGCCGTCCCCGAGCCCGGAGCCGGAGTAGTGGCCCTCGCCATGCCAGTGAGCGGCGGCGCCGGCGTAGGGGCCGGGGTTGGAACGGGAGTGGGTGTAGCAGCTGAAGCAAGCTGCCAAGAAGGGACCACCTACGTGTGCTCCGTCTGCCCTGCCAAGTTCGACCAAATGGAGCTCTTCAATGACCACATGCGAATGCATGTCTCCGATGGAtaa